Proteins co-encoded in one Granulicella cerasi genomic window:
- a CDS encoding barstar family protein has product MTIAKVSLDCKNIRDWESFHSEFAQVFGFPAFYGRNMDAWIDCMTSLDAPDDGMSNVHCEPGKVLTLELANVASFAVRCPAQYKALIECAAFVNWRRLEVGSPSVLALSFWYTRES; this is encoded by the coding sequence GTGACTATTGCAAAGGTTTCCTTAGACTGCAAGAACATACGAGATTGGGAGTCGTTTCATAGCGAGTTTGCTCAAGTCTTCGGTTTCCCTGCGTTCTATGGCAGGAACATGGACGCTTGGATCGACTGTATGACTTCGCTCGACGCCCCAGATGATGGCATGTCGAACGTTCATTGTGAACCCGGCAAGGTTCTCACGCTTGAGTTGGCGAACGTGGCAAGCTTTGCTGTTCGATGCCCGGCGCAATATAAGGCGCTGATCGAGTGCGCTGCTTTCGTAAATTGGCGAAGGCTGGAGGTCGGCTCTCCGTCTGTCCTCGCACTGAGCTTTTGGTACACGCGGGAATCTTGA